CCGTTTTTCAAAACGATCCCAGTGTCCTAATGATGCAAGAGGACTGTCCAGTCGAAGATTGGAAAGACCTCCAAAGCATGACGGTCATGGTTAGACCGGAATGGGCTTTCATTCCGTATTTGAAAAAGAAGTACGACATTGAATTCGATATTGTACCCCAGAATTTTGAATTAGGGCGCCTAATGACCGACAAGAACTTTGTGCAACAAGGATTCTGCATCGCAGAGCCTTTTTTCGTAAAACAACAAGGCATAAACCTGAAGTTTCTCTACGCCTGGGATACCGGCTTCGATGCTTACACGACCCTCTTTTCCAATAAAGCATTTGCCTACTCTTATCCTGAAGAATTGAAGGCTTTTATTCGGGCATTAAAACGAGGCTACAGTTATTACATCGAAGTGGATCCTCAGCCAGCGCACGACATCATGCTGGCGATCAACTCGAAAGCGTCGCCTGAATTCCTTGATTTTTCACGCGCGATGATCATCGACGCCGAGCTACACAAAACGGACGACACCGATTACCTCACCATTTCAAGAGATCGCTACCAAACCCAACTCGATCAGCTAACGGATCTGAAAATCATAAATGAAGTTTCCTTGACGGTCGAACAAGTCATGACTGACAAATACGTCCCATAAAGCTTAGAGCCCGTCTTCAATCGGCGGCCGGGCGTATTCATACTCAACCATTTCTTTCAGGAACTTCATAGTTCCCTGCACTGAGCGCTCAAGGTAGTCGGCCGCGATGTCATCCGTCACATGAGTGGGATCGCCAAACACGCCCGTAGCAGACCAGTCTTTGGTTTTCCATTGCGCATAACCTTTGCCAACCAAACCAATTCCTGTCTCCGGATAATCAGGAAAACAAGGCTTCGCTTTGTCTTCCTTAACCAAGTCAGGAGTCAAGGCTTTGATCAGTGCCGTTTCGGTGAAATTGGCGTGAATACCAAATTGCTTTTCTCTCGGATCAACTCCCTCCGGCAACGCCGTTTCATCAAGGTAAGTTCCAGCAGATCCAAAAAAGGTAGTCATGCCGAACTCGTCACGGATGTCGCGAGTGACCGCATGCAGGATGCCAATATTCCCTCCATGCCCATTGAAGAAACAGAGTTTGCGAAAGCCTGACTCGTGGACACTCCGGCCAATATCGAAGAGCACGTCATAAAGCGTCTTGGCTCC
This genomic stretch from Opitutia bacterium ISCC 52 harbors:
- a CDS encoding creatininase family protein — translated: MAVQRFLSHMTWPEVKALDKSKAVAVLPVGATEQHGHHLPTYTDTIISSGVLERAMDRLPEDVPAYRLSPITISKSNEHRGFPGTIWIGAKTLYDVLFDIGRSVHESGFRKLCFFNGHGGNIGILHAVTRDIRDEFGMTTFFGSAGTYLDETALPEGVDPREKQFGIHANFTETALIKALTPDLVKEDKAKPCFPDYPETGIGLVGKGYAQWKTKDWSATGVFGDPTHVTDDIAADYLERSVQGTMKFLKEMVEYEYARPPIEDGL
- a CDS encoding ABC transporter substrate-binding protein produces the protein MNASSTPLLTLWAILVSGLSFSGCGGGADESTKDGRFNVRVQLDWVAEPEHGAFYTAEAMGYFVEEGLNVTLVQGGPNSLSINKVATGQAHLGQADSTNVILAIEGGAPVVNVASVFQNDPSVLMMQEDCPVEDWKDLQSMTVMVRPEWAFIPYLKKKYDIEFDIVPQNFELGRLMTDKNFVQQGFCIAEPFFVKQQGINLKFLYAWDTGFDAYTTLFSNKAFAYSYPEELKAFIRALKRGYSYYIEVDPQPAHDIMLAINSKASPEFLDFSRAMIIDAELHKTDDTDYLTISRDRYQTQLDQLTDLKIINEVSLTVEQVMTDKYVP